One stretch of Amycolatopsis tolypomycina DNA includes these proteins:
- a CDS encoding ESX secretion-associated protein EspG encodes MDVAVEALAALAEREQVGQLHLTLRPEPLWLSDAEREEAGKRVDAALAEAGLVDARGRATVDFLDWLPLLVSPARECYGWVGTGGQTYGVLAAAKGLQAVLAVSDGTHVGVQEIDRNRLAESLVEQLPPVGPGGGRLRTVRVADLAEAARRGQAAYPLDPAVADVVSLVQRPVSGSGELYVGRRDDVGRHTCLQQPLHYADTDWGRYLSYTTGSGDDAVIHIGPAGPQELAGTLDELAGTLN; translated from the coding sequence GTGGACGTTGCCGTCGAGGCGCTGGCCGCGCTGGCCGAACGCGAACAGGTCGGCCAGCTCCACCTCACCCTGCGCCCGGAGCCGCTGTGGCTCTCGGACGCCGAACGCGAGGAGGCCGGCAAGCGGGTCGACGCCGCGCTCGCCGAGGCCGGGCTGGTCGACGCGCGCGGGCGGGCCACCGTCGACTTCCTCGACTGGCTGCCGCTGCTGGTCAGCCCCGCGCGGGAGTGCTACGGCTGGGTCGGCACCGGCGGGCAGACCTACGGCGTGCTGGCCGCCGCGAAAGGCCTGCAGGCGGTGCTGGCCGTCTCGGACGGGACGCACGTCGGCGTGCAGGAGATCGACCGGAACAGGCTGGCCGAATCGCTGGTCGAGCAGCTGCCGCCGGTCGGGCCCGGCGGGGGCCGGCTGCGGACCGTCCGGGTCGCGGACCTGGCCGAGGCCGCCCGGCGCGGGCAGGCCGCCTACCCGCTCGACCCGGCCGTCGCCGACGTCGTCAGCCTGGTGCAGCGGCCGGTCTCGGGCAGCGGGGAACTCTACGTCGGCCGTCGTGACGACGTCGGCCGCCACACCTGCCTGCAGCAGCCGCTGCACTACGCCGACACCGACTGGGGCCGCTACCTCAGCTACACGACCGGCTCCGGCGACGACGCCGTCATCCACATCGGCCCGGCCGGCCCGCAGGAGCTGGCCGGCACCCTCGACGAGCTGGCCGGCACCCTGAACTGA
- the pip gene encoding prolyl aminopeptidase, with product MLYPEIEPYEHGLLDVGDGHEIYWETCGNPAGKPALVVHGGPGTGCSANLRRYFDPARYRVVLVDQRGCGRSTPHAGAPVADLSANTTDHLVADFELLRTRLGIEKWLLFGGSWGSVLSLTYALRHTERVSELVLMGLATDRFIEIEMLIRGLGAYFPEAFEKFRQGVPESERDGDLSAAYHRLLMDPDPAVHHKAADDWCAWEDAMLPGVPPYKSFEDPAFQLCFARLVTHYFSNRVFLPDGEILRNLGKLAGIPAVLAQGVLDTSNIVGTPWLLHHGWPGSELVMLDNIGHSTQDAPMQDVLVGATDRFALRG from the coding sequence ATGCTGTACCCCGAGATCGAGCCCTACGAGCACGGCCTGCTCGACGTCGGCGACGGGCACGAAATCTACTGGGAGACCTGCGGAAACCCGGCCGGCAAGCCCGCGCTCGTCGTGCACGGCGGCCCCGGCACCGGCTGCTCGGCGAACCTGCGCCGCTACTTCGACCCGGCGCGCTACCGGGTCGTGCTCGTCGACCAGCGCGGCTGCGGCCGCAGCACCCCGCACGCCGGCGCCCCGGTCGCCGACCTCTCCGCCAACACCACCGACCACCTCGTCGCCGACTTCGAACTGCTCCGGACGCGGCTCGGCATCGAGAAGTGGCTGCTGTTCGGCGGTTCCTGGGGCTCGGTGCTCAGCCTGACCTACGCGCTGCGGCACACCGAGCGGGTCAGCGAACTGGTCCTGATGGGCCTCGCGACCGACCGGTTCATCGAAATCGAGATGCTCATCCGCGGGCTCGGGGCGTACTTCCCGGAAGCCTTCGAGAAGTTCCGCCAGGGCGTGCCCGAGAGCGAGCGCGACGGCGACCTGTCCGCCGCCTACCACCGGCTGCTGATGGACCCCGACCCGGCGGTCCACCACAAGGCGGCCGACGACTGGTGCGCCTGGGAAGACGCCATGCTCCCGGGCGTGCCCCCGTACAAGTCCTTCGAGGACCCCGCCTTCCAGCTCTGCTTCGCCCGCCTGGTCACGCACTACTTCAGCAACCGGGTCTTCCTGCCCGACGGCGAAATCCTGCGCAACCTCGGCAAGCTCGCCGGGATCCCCGCCGTGCTGGCCCAGGGCGTGCTCGACACGAGCAACATCGTCGGCACGCCCTGGCTGCTGCACCACGGCTGGCCGGGCAGTGAACTGGTCATGCTCGACAACATCGGGCACTCGACGCAGGACGCCCCGATGCAGGACGTCCTGGTCGGCGCGACCGACCGGTTCGCGCTCAGGGGATGA
- a CDS encoding Glu/Leu/Phe/Val dehydrogenase dimerization domain-containing protein gives MTPAQPLMRLTWTDPVTGANGYLVVHSLVSGVATGGTRMRAGCTLTEVEDLARGMANKTATFNLPVGGAKGGIDFDPKDPRAFDVLKRFCAFLRPWLDAHWVTAEDLGVPQHLIDSVFAELGLEQSYHAAIRRSADPARTLRRVQAGLNAPVPGGLLLGDVVGGYGVAQACLGVAAAWDWDVRETTVAIQGIGTMGGGAAWYLHEAGVKVVAVADAAGTLHDPAGLDVPALLDLRDRFGEVDRSRLPAGVRSLPRETIVGIDADIFVPAAISYALRPDNESAVKAKVVVEAANAATTPDAEAALSARGIAVVPDFVANAGAAAWAWWLLLGEVGADPADSFLRLRTEMQAKIALLLAEWNMDRLPLRVTGLRLAEANRARRAEAALAPDGEPALLIP, from the coding sequence ATGACCCCCGCCCAGCCGCTGATGCGGCTCACGTGGACCGATCCCGTCACCGGCGCGAACGGCTACCTGGTCGTGCACAGCCTGGTCTCCGGTGTCGCCACCGGCGGCACCCGGATGCGGGCCGGCTGCACGTTGACCGAGGTCGAGGACTTGGCCCGGGGCATGGCCAACAAGACGGCGACGTTCAACCTGCCGGTCGGCGGGGCCAAGGGCGGGATCGACTTCGACCCGAAGGACCCGCGCGCGTTCGACGTGCTGAAGCGCTTCTGCGCGTTCCTGCGGCCGTGGCTGGACGCGCACTGGGTGACGGCCGAGGACCTGGGCGTCCCGCAGCACCTGATCGACTCCGTGTTCGCCGAGCTCGGCCTGGAGCAGTCGTACCACGCGGCGATCCGCCGTTCGGCCGACCCGGCGCGCACCCTGCGCCGGGTGCAGGCCGGCCTCAACGCGCCGGTGCCCGGCGGGCTGCTGCTCGGCGACGTCGTCGGCGGCTACGGCGTGGCGCAGGCGTGCCTGGGCGTCGCGGCGGCGTGGGACTGGGACGTGCGCGAGACGACGGTGGCGATCCAGGGCATCGGCACCATGGGCGGCGGCGCGGCCTGGTACCTGCACGAAGCCGGGGTGAAGGTGGTCGCGGTGGCCGACGCGGCGGGCACCCTGCACGACCCGGCCGGCCTCGACGTCCCGGCCCTGCTCGACCTGCGCGACCGCTTCGGCGAGGTGGACCGGTCCCGGCTGCCCGCCGGAGTCCGGTCGCTGCCGCGCGAAACGATCGTCGGGATCGACGCGGACATCTTCGTGCCGGCCGCGATTTCCTACGCGCTGCGGCCGGACAACGAGAGCGCGGTCAAGGCCAAGGTGGTCGTCGAAGCGGCCAACGCGGCGACGACACCGGACGCGGAGGCGGCGCTGTCGGCCCGCGGGATCGCGGTCGTGCCCGACTTCGTCGCCAACGCGGGCGCCGCGGCCTGGGCGTGGTGGCTGTTGCTGGGCGAGGTCGGCGCGGACCCGGCGGACTCGTTCCTGCGGCTGCGCACGGAAATGCAGGCGAAGATCGCGCTGCTGCTGGCGGAGTGGAACATGGACCGGCTCCCGCTGCGCGTCACCGGGCTGCGGCTGGCCGAAGCCAACCGGGCCCGGCGCGCTGAAGCCGCACTCGCCCCGGACGGCGAGCCGGCGCTGCTCATCCCCTGA
- a CDS encoding LysR family transcriptional regulator, with protein sequence MELSLHRLRMLRELHRRGTVTAAAAALHYTASAVSQQLAQLERDVGSKLFERLGRRVQLTELGTLLTEHAEEILGSVERATHALEEAQEARTVRLTAGVWASVASGLLPTALTALAGEHPGIEVRTRELAPEDTAEAVRDGSLDLSFVIDYSDAPTPWDAGLERAVVAVERLHAAVPRGAVPSGSASLDDLAEHPWILAGAKSHFGRAMRTACRRHGFTPKINHEVEEQSTAMAMVGAGLGITLVSDLGLRLLRPPGIDVVTLTTPLLRTVSIAYRRTAFRRPALHLVIDAVRASAAELGLGTEPALP encoded by the coding sequence ATGGAGCTTTCGTTGCACCGCTTGCGGATGCTGCGCGAGCTGCACCGCCGGGGCACCGTGACGGCGGCGGCCGCGGCACTGCACTACACCGCTTCGGCGGTGTCGCAGCAGCTCGCGCAGCTCGAGCGGGACGTGGGGTCGAAGCTGTTCGAACGGCTCGGCCGCCGGGTCCAGCTGACCGAGCTGGGCACCCTGCTCACCGAGCACGCCGAAGAGATCCTCGGCTCGGTCGAACGCGCCACGCACGCCCTGGAGGAGGCCCAGGAGGCCCGCACCGTCCGGCTGACCGCCGGGGTGTGGGCGTCGGTGGCCTCCGGCCTGCTGCCGACGGCGCTGACCGCGCTGGCCGGCGAGCACCCCGGCATCGAGGTGCGCACCCGCGAGCTGGCGCCCGAGGACACCGCCGAAGCGGTCCGGGACGGCAGCCTCGACCTGTCGTTCGTGATCGACTACTCCGACGCGCCGACGCCGTGGGACGCCGGGCTCGAACGGGCCGTCGTCGCCGTCGAGCGGCTGCACGCGGCGGTGCCGCGGGGTGCGGTGCCCTCGGGATCGGCGTCGCTGGACGACCTCGCCGAGCACCCGTGGATCCTGGCCGGTGCCAAGTCGCACTTCGGCCGCGCGATGCGCACGGCCTGCCGCCGCCACGGCTTCACGCCGAAGATCAACCACGAGGTCGAGGAGCAGTCGACGGCGATGGCGATGGTCGGCGCCGGCCTGGGCATCACCCTCGTGTCCGACCTCGGCCTGCGCCTGCTGCGGCCGCCCGGGATCGACGTCGTCACCCTCACCACGCCGCTGCTGCGGACGGTCTCGATCGCCTACCGGCGCACCGCGTTCCGCCGGCCCGCGCTGCACCTCGTGATCGACGCCGTGCGGGCTTCCGCGGCCGAGCTCGGACTCGGTACGGAACCGGCTTTGCCCTGA
- a CDS encoding glutamate-cysteine ligase family protein — MQAVHDFPEKSGSASNRTARVLADRAAGEAYVASVCFKHGPPRLTGVELEFTVHHADDPARPLDPDVLASALGPHTPRTLRPGSPASPLPAGSPVSLEPGCQVEISAPPQASLRELDAVVTADLHHLRERLTAHDLVLGETGIDAHRAPRRLLHTPRYAAMERRFAPIGPGGLTMMCSTAGLQVCVDAGEPEHYAARWAAAHAMGPPLLALFANSRVHAGVDTGHASARWLAVHETEAVRTRTAAVAGDDPAGEWAGRLMDVPLMVLPRGDRPWDAPDGLTFADWIDGRGAAALLPRPTVDDLDYHLTTMFTPVRPQGYLEIRYLDAQPPDGWLAPVALVSALLARPATVEKVREICAPVADRWATAARRGLADPELAAAAAALAELGCAELGATGLAAESITEISESVLGRADRSRSEA, encoded by the coding sequence ATGCAAGCGGTGCACGATTTCCCCGAGAAGTCGGGTAGTGCGTCGAACCGCACCGCGCGGGTCCTGGCGGACCGCGCGGCCGGCGAGGCGTACGTCGCATCGGTGTGTTTCAAGCACGGCCCGCCCCGCCTGACCGGCGTGGAGCTGGAATTCACCGTGCACCATGCCGACGACCCGGCCAGACCCCTCGATCCCGACGTCCTCGCCTCGGCCCTGGGTCCGCACACCCCGCGGACGCTCCGCCCCGGCAGCCCCGCCTCGCCACTCCCGGCCGGCTCACCCGTGAGCCTCGAACCCGGGTGCCAGGTCGAGATCTCCGCTCCGCCCCAGGCCTCCCTGCGCGAACTCGACGCAGTCGTCACGGCCGACCTCCACCACCTGCGCGAACGCCTCACCGCCCACGACCTCGTCCTGGGCGAAACGGGCATCGACGCCCACCGCGCGCCGCGCCGGCTCCTCCACACCCCGCGGTACGCGGCCATGGAGCGCCGGTTCGCGCCGATCGGTCCCGGCGGCCTCACGATGATGTGCAGCACCGCCGGCCTGCAGGTCTGCGTCGACGCGGGGGAGCCCGAGCACTACGCGGCGCGGTGGGCCGCCGCGCACGCGATGGGCCCGCCGCTGCTCGCCCTCTTCGCCAACTCCCGCGTCCATGCCGGGGTGGACACCGGGCACGCCTCCGCGCGCTGGCTCGCGGTGCACGAAACGGAGGCGGTGCGCACCCGCACGGCGGCCGTGGCGGGCGACGACCCGGCCGGCGAGTGGGCCGGGCGGCTGATGGACGTCCCGCTGATGGTGCTGCCCCGCGGCGACCGGCCGTGGGACGCGCCCGACGGGCTGACGTTCGCCGACTGGATCGACGGCCGGGGCGCGGCCGCGCTGCTGCCGCGGCCGACCGTCGACGATCTCGACTACCACCTGACGACGATGTTCACCCCGGTCCGGCCGCAGGGGTACCTGGAGATCCGGTACCTCGACGCCCAGCCGCCGGACGGGTGGCTGGCCCCGGTGGCGCTGGTGTCGGCGCTGCTGGCCCGGCCGGCCACCGTCGAGAAGGTGCGCGAGATCTGCGCTCCGGTTGCGGACCGGTGGGCCACGGCGGCGCGGCGCGGCCTGGCCGACCCGGAACTGGCGGCCGCCGCGGCGGCGCTGGCCGAGCTCGGTTGCGCCGAGCTGGGCGCGACGGGGCTGGCGGCGGAGTCGATCACCGAGATCAGCGAGAGCGTGCTGGGGCGCGCGGATCGATCGAGGAGCGAAGCATGA
- the egtB gene encoding ergothioneine biosynthesis protein EgtB, translated as MSTEALGDLNAQDLRARAAEALTRARARSVALTDAVDDEDLVRQHSKLMSPLVWDLAHIGVQEELWLVRDVGGREPLRPDIDDIYDAFQHARADRPELPLLGPAEARAYVKQVREKAFDVLEHAPMEGRRLTEQAFAFGMITQHEQQHDETMLATHQLRKGDPVLHAPEPPPARSGTLPREVLVPGGAFTMGTSAEPWALDNERPAHEIAVEAFWMDTVPVTCGAYVEFLDGGGYDDEQWWSPAGWAYRQDNGITAPRFWKREQDGWWRTRFGVHERIPADEPVVHVSYHEAEAYAAWAGRRLPTEAEWEKAARFDPATGRSRRFPWGDEEPAAEHANLGQRHLRPAPAGAYPAGASPTGVHQLIGDVWEWTSTDFHGYPGFAPFPYREYSEVFFGPEYKVLRGGSFGTDSAAIRGTFRNWDYPIRRQIFAGFRTARDAAPGEVG; from the coding sequence ATGAGCACGGAAGCGCTGGGCGACCTGAACGCGCAGGACCTGCGCGCCCGGGCGGCCGAAGCACTGACCCGGGCGCGGGCGCGCAGCGTCGCGCTCACCGACGCGGTCGACGACGAGGACCTGGTCCGCCAGCACTCGAAGCTGATGTCGCCGCTGGTCTGGGACCTGGCGCACATCGGCGTCCAGGAAGAACTCTGGCTGGTCCGCGACGTCGGCGGCCGGGAGCCCCTGCGGCCGGACATCGACGACATCTACGACGCCTTCCAGCACGCCCGCGCCGACCGGCCGGAACTGCCGCTGCTCGGCCCGGCCGAGGCCCGCGCGTACGTCAAGCAGGTCCGCGAGAAAGCCTTCGACGTGCTGGAACACGCGCCGATGGAAGGCAGGCGGCTGACCGAGCAGGCGTTCGCCTTCGGCATGATCACCCAGCACGAGCAGCAGCACGACGAGACCATGCTGGCCACCCACCAGCTCCGCAAGGGCGACCCGGTGCTGCACGCGCCCGAGCCGCCACCCGCGCGGTCGGGCACGCTGCCGCGCGAGGTGCTGGTGCCCGGCGGTGCCTTCACCATGGGCACGTCGGCCGAGCCGTGGGCACTGGACAACGAGCGCCCGGCGCACGAGATCGCCGTCGAGGCGTTCTGGATGGACACCGTGCCGGTGACGTGCGGCGCGTACGTCGAATTCCTCGACGGCGGCGGCTACGACGACGAGCAGTGGTGGAGCCCGGCCGGCTGGGCCTACCGGCAGGACAACGGCATCACCGCGCCGCGGTTCTGGAAGCGGGAGCAGGACGGCTGGTGGCGGACCCGCTTCGGCGTCCACGAGCGGATTCCGGCCGACGAACCGGTCGTGCACGTCTCCTACCACGAGGCCGAGGCGTACGCGGCCTGGGCCGGGCGGCGGCTGCCCACCGAGGCGGAGTGGGAGAAGGCGGCGCGGTTCGACCCGGCCACCGGCCGGTCGCGCCGGTTCCCCTGGGGCGACGAGGAACCGGCGGCCGAGCACGCCAACCTCGGCCAGCGGCACCTGCGCCCGGCGCCCGCGGGCGCGTACCCGGCCGGTGCGTCGCCGACCGGCGTGCACCAGCTGATCGGCGACGTCTGGGAGTGGACGAGCACCGACTTCCACGGCTACCCGGGCTTCGCGCCCTTCCCGTACCGGGAGTACTCGGAGGTGTTCTTCGGCCCGGAGTACAAGGTGCTGCGCGGCGGGTCGTTCGGCACCGACTCGGCGGCGATCCGGGGCACGTTCCGCAACTGGGACTACCCGATCCGGCGGCAGATCTTCGCCGGCTTCCGCACCGCCCGCGACGCCGCACCCGGCGAGGTGGGGTAG
- the egtC gene encoding ergothioneine biosynthesis protein EgtC, with protein MCRHIGYLGEPLAPAEALFRAPHSLLVQSYAPADMRGGGSVNADGFGLGWYPGPGSPPLRHRRSTPLWTDETLPPLAAAVTSGAFVAAVRNGTTGLPVTEAAAAPFTAGPWLFSHNGVVRGYPDSLAELAKTLPVTELLTLEAPTDSVVLWALLRARLAAGEDPLTAVAALTTAVEAAAPGSRLNFLLTDGATLIGTTWTHALSVLETPAGVWLASEPFDGDPRWRPVPDHHAVRATAAGVDLLPLTQELS; from the coding sequence ATGTGCCGCCACATCGGCTACCTCGGCGAGCCGCTCGCGCCTGCCGAGGCGCTCTTCCGCGCCCCGCATTCGCTGCTGGTGCAGTCGTACGCGCCGGCGGACATGCGCGGCGGCGGTTCGGTCAACGCCGATGGGTTCGGGCTGGGCTGGTACCCCGGCCCGGGCTCGCCGCCGCTGCGCCACCGGCGTTCGACTCCACTGTGGACGGACGAGACGCTGCCGCCGCTGGCCGCGGCGGTGACGTCGGGCGCGTTCGTCGCCGCGGTCCGCAACGGCACCACCGGCCTGCCGGTGACCGAGGCGGCCGCGGCGCCGTTCACCGCCGGGCCGTGGCTGTTCAGCCACAACGGCGTCGTCCGCGGTTACCCGGACTCGCTGGCCGAACTGGCCAAGACCCTGCCGGTCACCGAGCTGCTGACCCTGGAGGCGCCGACGGACTCGGTGGTGCTCTGGGCGCTGCTGCGGGCCCGGCTGGCCGCGGGGGAGGACCCGCTGACGGCGGTGGCGGCGCTGACCACCGCCGTCGAGGCGGCCGCGCCCGGCTCCCGGCTCAACTTCCTGCTCACCGACGGTGCCACCCTCATCGGCACCACCTGGACGCACGCCCTGTCCGTGCTGGAGACCCCGGCCGGTGTGTGGCTGGCGTCCGAACCCTTCGACGGCGACCCGCGCTGGCGGCCCGTCCCCGACCACCACGCCGTGCGCGCCACCGCGGCCGGCGTCGACCTGCTTCCCCTGACCCAGGAGCTCTCATGA
- the egtD gene encoding L-histidine N(alpha)-methyltransferase codes for MTEVDLDHHRSGDAVTAELRADVVAGLTAEQKWLPPKWFYDADGSELFEKITQLPEYYPTRSEREVLAAHAGDVARLTDAHTLVELGSGSSEKTRLLLDALTGHGTLEAFVPLDVSESALAEAAEAISKDYPGLAVRGVVGDFTQHLDLLPDGQPRVVAFLGGTIGNFLPAERATFLRSVREVLDEGEWLLLGTDLVKDATILERAYDDAAGVTAEFNKNVLRVINARLGANFDVDEFEHVSHWDAGNEWIEMRLRARRDLTVEIPGADLTVAFAAGEHVRTEISAKFRPSGVEAELATAGFALEHWWTDSQQRFGVSLAKSVRG; via the coding sequence ATGACCGAAGTCGATCTCGACCACCACCGCTCCGGCGACGCCGTCACCGCGGAACTGCGCGCCGACGTCGTCGCCGGGCTCACTGCGGAGCAGAAGTGGCTGCCGCCCAAGTGGTTCTACGACGCCGACGGCAGCGAGCTGTTCGAGAAGATCACCCAGCTGCCGGAGTACTACCCGACCCGCAGCGAGCGCGAGGTGCTGGCCGCGCACGCCGGCGACGTCGCGAGGCTGACCGATGCGCACACGCTCGTCGAGCTCGGCTCGGGCTCGAGCGAGAAGACCCGGCTGCTGCTCGACGCGCTCACCGGGCACGGCACCCTGGAGGCGTTCGTCCCCCTGGACGTGTCCGAATCCGCGCTGGCCGAGGCGGCCGAAGCGATTTCGAAGGACTACCCGGGACTCGCCGTCCGCGGGGTCGTCGGCGACTTCACCCAGCACCTCGACCTGCTGCCGGACGGCCAGCCGCGGGTCGTGGCCTTCCTCGGCGGCACGATCGGCAACTTCCTGCCCGCCGAGCGCGCGACCTTCCTGCGGTCGGTCCGCGAGGTCCTGGACGAGGGGGAGTGGCTGCTGCTGGGCACCGACCTGGTCAAGGACGCCACCATCCTCGAACGCGCCTACGACGACGCCGCCGGTGTCACGGCGGAGTTCAACAAGAACGTGCTGCGGGTGATCAACGCCCGCCTCGGCGCGAACTTCGACGTCGACGAGTTCGAGCACGTCTCGCACTGGGACGCCGGCAACGAGTGGATCGAGATGCGCCTGCGGGCCCGCCGTGACCTCACCGTCGAGATCCCCGGCGCCGACCTCACGGTCGCCTTCGCCGCGGGCGAGCACGTCCGGACGGAGATCTCGGCCAAGTTCCGCCCGAGCGGGGTCGAGGCCGAGCTGGCCACGGCCGGGTTCGCCCTCGAGCACTGGTGGACCGACTCCCAACAGCGGTTCGGGGTGAGCCTGGCAAAATCCGTGCGTGGCTAA
- a CDS encoding nitroreductase family deazaflavin-dependent oxidoreductase, giving the protein MRTARFVVWADTKLHKAFGGRVSLVALAGLPSLRLTTTGRKSGLPRSTNLLYYPRGGDFVLTASNWGRPHDPAWALNLRAHPKCEVALAGKPVDVVARELHGEEYERMWAELLAFWPGYAMEQREAARPLPVFVLARMAR; this is encoded by the coding sequence ATGCGCACCGCCCGGTTCGTCGTCTGGGCGGACACGAAACTGCACAAGGCGTTCGGCGGCCGGGTGAGCCTCGTGGCGCTCGCCGGGCTGCCGTCCCTGCGGCTCACCACGACCGGCCGCAAGAGCGGGCTGCCCCGCAGCACCAACCTGCTCTACTACCCGCGCGGCGGCGACTTCGTGCTGACGGCGTCCAACTGGGGCCGCCCGCACGACCCCGCGTGGGCGCTCAACCTGCGGGCGCACCCGAAGTGCGAGGTGGCGCTGGCCGGCAAGCCGGTCGACGTCGTCGCGCGGGAGCTGCACGGCGAGGAGTACGAGCGGATGTGGGCCGAGCTGCTCGCCTTCTGGCCGGGGTACGCGATGGAGCAGCGGGAGGCCGCCCGGCCGTTGCCGGTTTTCGTGCTCGCGCGGATGGCCCGATAG
- a CDS encoding alpha/beta hydrolase, whose product MRSFALVGALVAGVGLAGTAGTAVAAEDSAVKPAVVGATAAPNWGSCPAATLAGVPADQVQFYSCARYRVPIDHDNASLGTIDIALLKRAARTPDKRVGSLFLNPGGPGGSGLRMPISGPAIFRPQVLDRFDLIGFDPRGVGQSNPLRCFTTQEDADEVFGAQIAVPLSRAEISGTLASYRDYGRFCKNNAGSLLNHMSTKDVVRDLDKLRAAVGDQKLTFVGFSYGTLIGSTYTSMFPKQSRAIVIDGNVDPALRTSDGVQYDRERAQGFEIALDAFLKRCDQVGAKCAFSDGNPRAKFDELREYLRKQPITLPGAAPLDINGFTGGVSSVLYSPAAFTGLAEDLQALYNAIHPAAQAQTLVAKPLKALTPGKQGLADLNPDSPYTSDDSYFAVNCSDKPFRIKQEQVPDIAAKWERESRTFGRYQAFADTAGCPVWPAKKPDAYRGPWRAKTDVPVVVVGNYYDPATQYKFSQRMAAELGNTRLLSVDAFGHCILGDALGVDQAVADYLIDLKVPANGQVFQPNVQPF is encoded by the coding sequence GTGCGGTCGTTCGCACTGGTGGGGGCGCTCGTGGCCGGCGTTGGCCTGGCCGGGACGGCCGGCACCGCGGTGGCGGCCGAAGACTCGGCGGTCAAGCCCGCCGTCGTCGGCGCGACCGCCGCACCGAACTGGGGTAGCTGCCCGGCCGCCACGCTCGCCGGCGTACCGGCCGACCAGGTGCAGTTCTACAGCTGCGCCCGCTACCGGGTGCCCATCGACCACGACAACGCATCGCTGGGCACCATCGACATCGCCCTGCTGAAGCGCGCCGCCCGCACGCCCGACAAGCGCGTCGGCTCGCTGTTCCTCAACCCGGGCGGCCCCGGCGGCTCGGGCCTGCGGATGCCGATCAGCGGCCCGGCCATCTTCCGGCCGCAGGTGCTCGACCGCTTCGACCTCATCGGGTTCGACCCGCGCGGCGTCGGGCAGAGCAACCCGCTGCGCTGCTTCACCACCCAGGAAGACGCCGACGAGGTCTTCGGCGCCCAGATCGCGGTGCCGCTCTCGCGCGCCGAAATCTCGGGCACGCTGGCCAGCTACCGCGACTACGGCCGGTTCTGCAAGAACAACGCGGGCTCGCTGCTCAACCACATGTCCACCAAGGACGTCGTGCGCGACCTCGACAAGCTGCGCGCGGCGGTCGGCGACCAGAAGCTGACCTTCGTCGGCTTCTCCTACGGGACGCTGATCGGGTCGACGTACACGTCGATGTTCCCGAAGCAGTCGCGCGCGATCGTCATCGACGGCAACGTCGACCCGGCGCTGCGCACCAGCGACGGCGTGCAGTACGACCGGGAACGCGCGCAGGGCTTCGAGATCGCGCTCGACGCGTTCCTCAAGCGCTGCGACCAGGTGGGCGCGAAGTGCGCGTTCAGCGACGGCAACCCCCGGGCGAAGTTCGACGAGCTGCGGGAGTACCTGCGCAAGCAGCCGATCACCCTCCCGGGCGCCGCCCCGCTCGACATCAACGGGTTCACCGGCGGCGTTTCGAGCGTCCTGTACTCGCCGGCGGCGTTCACCGGCCTGGCCGAGGACCTGCAGGCGCTGTACAACGCCATCCACCCGGCGGCGCAGGCCCAGACCCTGGTGGCCAAGCCGCTGAAGGCGCTCACGCCCGGCAAGCAGGGGCTGGCCGACCTGAACCCGGACAGCCCGTACACCAGCGACGATTCGTACTTCGCCGTCAACTGCTCGGACAAGCCGTTCCGGATCAAGCAGGAGCAGGTGCCGGACATCGCCGCGAAGTGGGAACGCGAGTCGCGGACCTTCGGCCGCTACCAGGCGTTCGCCGACACGGCGGGCTGCCCGGTGTGGCCGGCGAAGAAGCCGGACGCCTACCGCGGCCCGTGGCGGGCCAAGACGGACGTCCCGGTGGTCGTGGTCGGCAACTACTACGACCCGGCGACGCAGTACAAGTTCTCGCAGCGGATGGCGGCCGAGCTCGGCAACACGCGGCTGCTGTCGGTCGACGCGTTCGGCCACTGCATCCTGGGTGACGCCCTGGGCGTCGACCAGGCCGTGGCCGACTACCTGATCGACCTCAAGGTGCCGGCGAACGGGCAGGTGTTCCAGCCGAACGTCCAGCCGTTCTGA